In Azospirillum baldaniorum, one DNA window encodes the following:
- a CDS encoding YcjF family protein, whose protein sequence is MVSEKETPGGKAKPETAATLATTPAPEAVTAAPEIASTTANTSEAAPASTPAAPAATEAQAAEIIRKHVLLSAAAGVIPLNFVDTAALAVVQLRLLKELSELHGVDFRGDIGRSAVGTLFATVAPTALGGSLLGSMAFNMALRSVPVIGTVTRLATQPAFNSAFTYALGKVFQQHFASGGTFLTFQPEKVKTYFREKFEEARRRKGATPEAAPAAA, encoded by the coding sequence ATGGTCAGTGAGAAGGAAACACCGGGCGGCAAGGCGAAGCCGGAAACGGCCGCCACCCTGGCCACCACCCCGGCTCCGGAGGCCGTGACGGCCGCCCCGGAGATCGCAAGCACAACCGCCAACACGTCCGAAGCCGCCCCCGCGAGCACCCCGGCCGCTCCGGCCGCCACCGAGGCGCAGGCGGCGGAAATCATCCGCAAGCATGTGCTGCTGTCCGCCGCGGCGGGCGTCATCCCGCTGAACTTCGTGGACACCGCAGCACTCGCCGTCGTCCAGCTTCGCCTGCTGAAGGAGCTGTCGGAACTGCACGGCGTCGACTTCCGCGGCGACATCGGCCGCTCCGCGGTCGGCACGCTGTTCGCCACGGTCGCCCCGACCGCCCTGGGCGGCAGCCTGCTCGGCTCCATGGCGTTCAACATGGCTCTGCGCTCGGTGCCGGTGATCGGCACGGTGACGCGGCTGGCCACCCAACCGGCCTTCAACAGCGCCTTCACCTACGCGCTGGGCAAGGTCTTCCAGCAGCACTTCGCGTCGGGCGGCACCTTCCTGACCTTCCAGCCGGAAAAGGTGAAAACCTATTTCCGCGAGAAGTTCGAGGAGGCCCGCCGCCGCAAGGGTGCGACGCCGGAGGCCGCCCCGGCCGCGGCCTGA